Sequence from the Chloroflexota bacterium genome:
CCTGGGCACAAGTCCCGCTGCGCCTCAAGGGATTAGTTTCAGGGCGCTACCGGGATACCCGTCGTTTTTACCAACTCTGTGCAGAACTGGCCCACAAAAAATTCCAGTTGGAACGCTTTGGCAACGAAGAGCAAAATCAGCAGATTATTGAGAAAACCCGCGCCGAATTGGCCGCGCTTTCCCCCCGTGCCCTTGCAACCTGACTTCCGTTTGACAACCCGTTTATGGTAAAATCGCATCCGCTACGCCCCCATAGCTCAGTGGATAGAGCGCTACCCTCCGGAGGTAGAAACCTGCGTTCGAGTCGCAGTGGGGGTACTCTCAAAACTACCAACTTTCTTGCCCGGTGGAAACTTCAATCCGTGAACTTCATCCTGCACATGATGAGCAAATCAGTACAAACGTCCTGCTATATATGGCATTCATCATAAAGCCCGACAAAAATTTTATGTTATTATAGGTGGCAATTGGACATTGATAATTTCATATAATCCGATTTAGGTACCTATCCCCCCGGATGGGAAGGTTTAAAGGCGAAACCGGTGCGCTTGTTATCAAGCAAGTCCGGTGCTGTCCCGCAACTGTAAGAATTAGTGAACACTGATTCAAGCCAGGCCGCCCGCCTATTTCGCGATTTCCAACAGTCCTCGCGGCAAGGATATGGGAATAACCAGCAATACTCATCTAAGAATTAAACCCTGACCTCCTCGGACAGGGTTTTTTGATTCGATCACATATTACACAAGGAGACGTTTAAAATGGCACGAAACAACATCTTAATCATGCTTATTTTTGCACTCGTTCTAATTTTGGGCGCTTGCACCCCCCAGTCAGAACCCGAAGGTGAACAACCCGTTATGGAAATCCCCGCGGAAGAAGCCACTGTCGAACAAGCTGAGGTTGTCAATGAAGAAGCTCCAGCGGAGGAACCTGCCGAAGAAGTTGAACCCGCCCCCGAAGTTCTCGAACTCGTTGACGGACTAGGCCGAACGGTGAGCATTGAACTTCCCGTCGAGCGCATCATTTCGCTGGCCCCCTCCAACACGGAGATTCTCTTCGCCATCGGCGCAGGCGAGCAGATCGTCGCGCGGGATGCCTTCTCAGATTATCCTGAAGAAGCTCTCGAAAAAACCGACATCGGCGGCGGCTGGGGCGATATTGATACCGAAACCATCCTCACTCTGAATGCCGATCTGGTCTTCGCAGCCGGTCTGACCGCCCCGGAGCAAATTCAATCGCTGGAAGATTTGGGCCTCACCGTCTACGTTCTGGAAAATCCGACTGATTTGCCCGGTATGTACGAGAATTTGCGCACCACAGCAGTGATCACCGGCCACGAAGAAGAAACCGCAGTTCTGATCGAAAGCCTGGAAGCCCGTGTAGCTGCCATCGAAGAGAAAGTAGCTGGCGTTGAAGAAACCCCCTCCATTTTCTACGAACTGGATGCCACCGACCCCAACGCCCCTTGGACATCCGGACCGGGCACGTTCATTGATACCCTCATCACAATGGCGGGCGGATCCAATATCGGCAGCGTTCTGGAAGGCGCCTGGGCGCAGATCAATCTGGAAGAACTCATCAACCAGGACCCCGACATCATCTTGCTGGGCGACTTCCTTTACGGTGGCGTGACTCCCGAAACCGTCGCTGCCCGCGCCGGGTGGGAAGGCCTTTCTGCTGTGCAAAATGAGCAGGTCTTTACCTTCAATGACAATCTCGTCGGACGCCCCGGCCCCCGTCTGGTGGAGGGTCTGGAAGAATTAGCCAGATTCCTGCATCCGGACTTATTCGAATAAGTCTTATCTTCCTGTCAGGGTCTAAGGGGCTTCACTCACCCCTTAGACCCACCCTATACAAATCATGAGCAAAAAACAAAAAGG
This genomic interval carries:
- a CDS encoding ABC transporter substrate-binding protein, with amino-acid sequence MARNNILIMLIFALVLILGACTPQSEPEGEQPVMEIPAEEATVEQAEVVNEEAPAEEPAEEVEPAPEVLELVDGLGRTVSIELPVERIISLAPSNTEILFAIGAGEQIVARDAFSDYPEEALEKTDIGGGWGDIDTETILTLNADLVFAAGLTAPEQIQSLEDLGLTVYVLENPTDLPGMYENLRTTAVITGHEEETAVLIESLEARVAAIEEKVAGVEETPSIFYELDATDPNAPWTSGPGTFIDTLITMAGGSNIGSVLEGAWAQINLEELINQDPDIILLGDFLYGGVTPETVAARAGWEGLSAVQNEQVFTFNDNLVGRPGPRLVEGLEELARFLHPDLFE